The Physeter macrocephalus isolate SW-GA chromosome 13, ASM283717v5, whole genome shotgun sequence genome window below encodes:
- the DOLK gene encoding dolichol kinase isoform X2: MTRECASPAPGPGAPLSGSVLAEAAVVFVVVLSIHAAVWDRYSWCAVALAVQAFYVQYKWDRLLQQASAVFQFRMSANSGLLPASVVMPLLGLVMKERCQAAGNPYFERFGIVVAATGMAVALFSSVLALGITRPVPTNTCVISGLAGGVIMYIMKHSLSVGEVIEVLEVLLIFVYLNMILLYLLPRCFTPGEALLVLGGLSFMLNQLIKRSLTVVESQGDPLDFFLLVVVVGMVLMGIFFSTLFVFMDSGTWASSIFFHLMTCVLGLGVVLPWLHRLIRRNPLLWLFQFLFQTETRVYLLAYWSLLATLACLVVLYQNAKRSSSESKKHQAPTIARKYFHFIVVATYIPGIILDRPLLYVAATICLAVFIFLEYVRYFRIKPLGHTLRSLLSLFLDERDSGPLILTHIYLLLGKENWEHRG, translated from the exons ATGACCCGAGAGTGCGCTTCCCCGGCCCCTGGGCCTGGGGCTCCGCTGAGCGGTTCGGTGCTGGCAGAGGCGGCAGTGGTGTTCGTAGTGGTGCTGAGCATCCACGCAGCCGTGTGGGATCGATACTCGTGGTGCGCCGTGGCCCTCGCGGTGCAGGCCTTCTACGTCCAATACAAGTGGGACCGGCTGCTACAGCAGGCAAGCGCTGTCTTCCAGTTTCGAATGTCCGCAAACAGTGGCCTGCTGCCCGCCTCGGTGGTCATGCCTTTGCTCGGGCTGGTTATGAAGGAGCGCTGCCAGGCTGCGGGGAACCCATACTTCGAGCGGTTTGGAATTGTGGTGGCGGCCACTGGCATGGCAGTGGCCCTCTTCTCATCAGTACTGGCACTGGGCATCACTCGCCCAGTGCCCACCAACACCTGTGTCATCTCGGGCTTGGCTGGAGGTGTCATCATGTATATCATGAAGCACTCGCTGAGTGTAGGCGAGGTGATCGAGGTCCTGGAGGTCCTGCTGATCTTCGTCTACCTCAACATGATCCTGCTGTATCTGCTGCCCCGCTGCTTCACCCCTGGAGAGGCTCTGCTGGTATTGGGTGGCCTCAGCTTCATGCTCAACCAGCTCATCAAGCGCTCTCTGACTGTGGTGGAAAGCCAGGGGGACCCCTTGGACTTCTTCCTGCTGGTAGTGGTGGTAGGGATGGTGCTCATGGGCATCTTCTTCAGCACCCTCTTTGTTTTCATGGACTCAGGCACCTGGGCCTCTTCCATCTTCTTCCACCTCATGACCTGTGTACTGGGCCTTGGCGTGGTCCTGCCCTGGCTGCACCGGCTCATCCGCAGGAACCCCCTGCTGTGGCTTTTTCAATTCCTCTTCCAGACAGAGACCCGAGTCTACCTCCTAGCCTACTGGTCTCTGCTGGCCACCTTAGCCTGCCTGGTGGTGCTATACCAGAATGCCAAGCGGTCATCTTCCGAGTCCAAGAAGCACCAGGCCCCCACCATTGCTCGGAAGTATTTCCACTTCATTGTGGTAGCCACCTACATCCCAGGTATCATCTTGGACCGGCCACTGCTCTACGTGGCTGCCACCATATGTCTGGCGGTCTTCATCTTCCTAGAGTATGTGCGCTACTTCCGCATCAAGCCCCTGGGCCACACTCTGCGAAGCCTCCTGTCCCTCTTCCTAGATGAACGAGACAGTGGACCGCTCATCCTGACCCACATCTACCTGCTCCTAG GAAAGGAGAACTGGGAGCATAGAGGTTAG
- the DOLK gene encoding dolichol kinase isoform X1: MTRECASPAPGPGAPLSGSVLAEAAVVFVVVLSIHAAVWDRYSWCAVALAVQAFYVQYKWDRLLQQASAVFQFRMSANSGLLPASVVMPLLGLVMKERCQAAGNPYFERFGIVVAATGMAVALFSSVLALGITRPVPTNTCVISGLAGGVIMYIMKHSLSVGEVIEVLEVLLIFVYLNMILLYLLPRCFTPGEALLVLGGLSFMLNQLIKRSLTVVESQGDPLDFFLLVVVVGMVLMGIFFSTLFVFMDSGTWASSIFFHLMTCVLGLGVVLPWLHRLIRRNPLLWLFQFLFQTETRVYLLAYWSLLATLACLVVLYQNAKRSSSESKKHQAPTIARKYFHFIVVATYIPGIILDRPLLYVAATICLAVFIFLEYVRYFRIKPLGHTLRSLLSLFLDERDSGPLILTHIYLLLGMSLPIWLVPRPCTQKGSLGGARALVPYAGVLAVGVGDTVASIFGSTMGEIRWPGTKKTFEGTMTSIFAQIISVALILIFDSGVDLNYSYAWILGSISTVSLLEAYTTQIDNLLLPLYLLILLMA; this comes from the coding sequence ATGACCCGAGAGTGCGCTTCCCCGGCCCCTGGGCCTGGGGCTCCGCTGAGCGGTTCGGTGCTGGCAGAGGCGGCAGTGGTGTTCGTAGTGGTGCTGAGCATCCACGCAGCCGTGTGGGATCGATACTCGTGGTGCGCCGTGGCCCTCGCGGTGCAGGCCTTCTACGTCCAATACAAGTGGGACCGGCTGCTACAGCAGGCAAGCGCTGTCTTCCAGTTTCGAATGTCCGCAAACAGTGGCCTGCTGCCCGCCTCGGTGGTCATGCCTTTGCTCGGGCTGGTTATGAAGGAGCGCTGCCAGGCTGCGGGGAACCCATACTTCGAGCGGTTTGGAATTGTGGTGGCGGCCACTGGCATGGCAGTGGCCCTCTTCTCATCAGTACTGGCACTGGGCATCACTCGCCCAGTGCCCACCAACACCTGTGTCATCTCGGGCTTGGCTGGAGGTGTCATCATGTATATCATGAAGCACTCGCTGAGTGTAGGCGAGGTGATCGAGGTCCTGGAGGTCCTGCTGATCTTCGTCTACCTCAACATGATCCTGCTGTATCTGCTGCCCCGCTGCTTCACCCCTGGAGAGGCTCTGCTGGTATTGGGTGGCCTCAGCTTCATGCTCAACCAGCTCATCAAGCGCTCTCTGACTGTGGTGGAAAGCCAGGGGGACCCCTTGGACTTCTTCCTGCTGGTAGTGGTGGTAGGGATGGTGCTCATGGGCATCTTCTTCAGCACCCTCTTTGTTTTCATGGACTCAGGCACCTGGGCCTCTTCCATCTTCTTCCACCTCATGACCTGTGTACTGGGCCTTGGCGTGGTCCTGCCCTGGCTGCACCGGCTCATCCGCAGGAACCCCCTGCTGTGGCTTTTTCAATTCCTCTTCCAGACAGAGACCCGAGTCTACCTCCTAGCCTACTGGTCTCTGCTGGCCACCTTAGCCTGCCTGGTGGTGCTATACCAGAATGCCAAGCGGTCATCTTCCGAGTCCAAGAAGCACCAGGCCCCCACCATTGCTCGGAAGTATTTCCACTTCATTGTGGTAGCCACCTACATCCCAGGTATCATCTTGGACCGGCCACTGCTCTACGTGGCTGCCACCATATGTCTGGCGGTCTTCATCTTCCTAGAGTATGTGCGCTACTTCCGCATCAAGCCCCTGGGCCACACTCTGCGAAGCCTCCTGTCCCTCTTCCTAGATGAACGAGACAGTGGACCGCTCATCCTGACCCACATCTACCTGCTCCTAGGCATGTCTCTTCCCATTTGGTTagtccccagaccctgcacccAGAAGGGTAGCCTAGGGGGAGCCAGGGCCCTAGTCCCCTATGCAGGAGTCCTGGCCGTCGGTGTGGGCGACACTGTGGCCTCCATATTCGGCAGCACTATGGGGGAGATTCGCTGGCCTGGAACTAAAAAGACTTTTGAGGGGACCATGACATCTATATTTGCCCAGATCATTTCTGTAGCTCTGATCTTAATCTTCGACAGTGGAGTGGACTTAAACTACAGTTATGCTTGGATTTTGGGGTCCATCAGCACCGTGTCCCTCCTAGAAGCATACACTACGCAGATAGACAATCTCCTTTTGCCTCTCTACCTCCTGATATTGCTGATGGCCTAG
- the PHYHD1 gene encoding phytanoyl-CoA dioxygenase domain-containing protein 1 isoform X1 yields MAYLSPSQLQKFQEDGFLVLEGFWSADECVAMQRRIGEIVAEMDVPLHCRTEFSTQEEEQLRAQGSTDYFLSSGDKIRFFFEKGVFDEKGNFLVPPEKSINKIGHVVNNEKSDCSVPGPGLCLHTRQPVESYGSPGGRADPTVHRRKLRLKGEKSVLRVGQSKRQYQNCYQLCMPMTPSSGVSHTPPRCRLWPEVWASRCLWWCRACISLSNLTWAAKSPLTRTPPSCIRSLWAGCWACGLLWKTPHWRMAASGSSLAPTQVRPPASPCPLVPTPHRGGTPNKERLKSPPWPAGGVSRRMVRAPAGSAPGTSFLGTEPARDNSLFVPTPVRRGALVLIHGEVVHKSEQNFSDCSRQAYTFHLMEAAGTVWSPDNWACLLQVSVQTGRQEQEAGLAAFPEICLRLSLPQHNLPLEAVSRP; encoded by the exons TTTCAGGAGGATGGATTCCTGGTGCTGGAAGGATTCTGGTCTGCAGACGAGTGTGTGGCCATGCAACGGAGGATTGGCGAGATAGTGGCTGAGATGGATGTCCCTCTCCACTGTCGCACAGAATTTTCCACTCAGGAGGAGGAGCAGCTGAGAGCCCAG GGCAGCACAGACTATTTCTTAAGCAGCGGCGACAAGATTCGGTTCTTCTTTGAGAAAGGCGTCTTTGATGAGAAAG GAAATTTCCTGGTCCCTCCGGAGAAATCCATCAACAAAATTGGCCATG TAGTAAATAATGAGAAGAGTGACTGTTCTGTGCCTGGTCCTGGGCTGTGCTTGCACACGCGTCAGCCCGTGGAGTCCTATGGCAGCCCAGGAGGCAGGGCTGATCCCACTgtacacaggaggaaactgaggcttaaaggagAGAAATCGGTGCTCAGAGTCGGACAGAGCAAGCGGCAGTACCAAAATTGCTACCAG CTCTGCATGCCCATGACCCCGTCTTCAGGTGTGTCACACACTCCCCCAAGGTGCAG GCTTTGGCCAGAAGTCTGGGCCTCCAGATGCCTGTGGTGGTGCAGAGCATGTATATCTTTAAG CAACCTCACTTGGGCGGCGAAG TCTCCCCTCACCAGGACGCCTCCTTCCTGTATACGGAGCCTCTGGGCCGGGTGCTGGGCGTGTGGATTGCTCTGGAAGACGCCACACTGGAGAATGGCTGCCTCTGGTTCATCCCTGGCTCCCACACAGGTGAGGCCAcctgcctctccctgcccacTCGTCCCCACCCCCCACAGGGGAGGGACCCCGAATAAAGAGAGGCTAAAGTCCCCACCTTGGCCCGCAGGTGGAGTGTCGAGAAGGATGGTCCGGGCCCCTGCTGGCTCGGCGCCTGGCACCAGCTTCCTTGGGACCGAGCCAGCCCGGGATAACAGCCTCTTTGTGCCCACACCAGTGCGGAGAG GGGCCCTCGTCCTAATCCATGGAGAAGTGGTGCACAAAAGTGAGCAGAATTTCTCCGACTGCTCACGCCAGGCCTATACTTTCCACCTCATGGAGGCTGCTGGCACCGTCTGGAGCCCAGATAACTG GGCTTGCCTTCTGCAGGTGTCTGTGCAGACAGGCAGGCAGGAGCAGGAGGCTGGGCTGGCTGCCTTCCCCGAGATCTGTCTCCGTCTGTCCCTACCCCAACACAACCTCCCCCTAGAGGCAGTCTCACGGCCATGA
- the PHYHD1 gene encoding phytanoyl-CoA dioxygenase domain-containing protein 1 isoform X2 yields MNEFQEDGFLVLEGFWSADECVAMQRRIGEIVAEMDVPLHCRTEFSTQEEEQLRAQGSTDYFLSSGDKIRFFFEKGVFDEKGNFLVPPEKSINKIGHVVNNEKSDCSVPGPGLCLHTRQPVESYGSPGGRADPTVHRRKLRLKGEKSVLRVGQSKRQYQNCYQLCMPMTPSSGVSHTPPRCRLWPEVWASRCLWWCRACISLSNLTWAAKSPLTRTPPSCIRSLWAGCWACGLLWKTPHWRMAASGSSLAPTQVRPPASPCPLVPTPHRGGTPNKERLKSPPWPAGGVSRRMVRAPAGSAPGTSFLGTEPARDNSLFVPTPVRRGALVLIHGEVVHKSEQNFSDCSRQAYTFHLMEAAGTVWSPDNWACLLQVSVQTGRQEQEAGLAAFPEICLRLSLPQHNLPLEAVSRP; encoded by the exons atgaatgag TTTCAGGAGGATGGATTCCTGGTGCTGGAAGGATTCTGGTCTGCAGACGAGTGTGTGGCCATGCAACGGAGGATTGGCGAGATAGTGGCTGAGATGGATGTCCCTCTCCACTGTCGCACAGAATTTTCCACTCAGGAGGAGGAGCAGCTGAGAGCCCAG GGCAGCACAGACTATTTCTTAAGCAGCGGCGACAAGATTCGGTTCTTCTTTGAGAAAGGCGTCTTTGATGAGAAAG GAAATTTCCTGGTCCCTCCGGAGAAATCCATCAACAAAATTGGCCATG TAGTAAATAATGAGAAGAGTGACTGTTCTGTGCCTGGTCCTGGGCTGTGCTTGCACACGCGTCAGCCCGTGGAGTCCTATGGCAGCCCAGGAGGCAGGGCTGATCCCACTgtacacaggaggaaactgaggcttaaaggagAGAAATCGGTGCTCAGAGTCGGACAGAGCAAGCGGCAGTACCAAAATTGCTACCAG CTCTGCATGCCCATGACCCCGTCTTCAGGTGTGTCACACACTCCCCCAAGGTGCAG GCTTTGGCCAGAAGTCTGGGCCTCCAGATGCCTGTGGTGGTGCAGAGCATGTATATCTTTAAG CAACCTCACTTGGGCGGCGAAG TCTCCCCTCACCAGGACGCCTCCTTCCTGTATACGGAGCCTCTGGGCCGGGTGCTGGGCGTGTGGATTGCTCTGGAAGACGCCACACTGGAGAATGGCTGCCTCTGGTTCATCCCTGGCTCCCACACAGGTGAGGCCAcctgcctctccctgcccacTCGTCCCCACCCCCCACAGGGGAGGGACCCCGAATAAAGAGAGGCTAAAGTCCCCACCTTGGCCCGCAGGTGGAGTGTCGAGAAGGATGGTCCGGGCCCCTGCTGGCTCGGCGCCTGGCACCAGCTTCCTTGGGACCGAGCCAGCCCGGGATAACAGCCTCTTTGTGCCCACACCAGTGCGGAGAG GGGCCCTCGTCCTAATCCATGGAGAAGTGGTGCACAAAAGTGAGCAGAATTTCTCCGACTGCTCACGCCAGGCCTATACTTTCCACCTCATGGAGGCTGCTGGCACCGTCTGGAGCCCAGATAACTG GGCTTGCCTTCTGCAGGTGTCTGTGCAGACAGGCAGGCAGGAGCAGGAGGCTGGGCTGGCTGCCTTCCCCGAGATCTGTCTCCGTCTGTCCCTACCCCAACACAACCTCCCCCTAGAGGCAGTCTCACGGCCATGA
- the PHYHD1 gene encoding phytanoyl-CoA dioxygenase domain-containing protein 1 isoform X5: MAYLSPSQLQKFQEDGFLVLEGFWSADECVAMQRRIGEIVAEMDVPLHCRTEFSTQEEEQLRAQGSTDYFLSSGDKIRFFFEKGVFDEKGNFLVPPEKSINKIGHALHAHDPVFRCVTHSPKVQALARSLGLQMPVVVQSMYIFKQPHLGGEVSPHQDASFLYTEPLGRVLGVWIALEDATLENGCLWFIPGSHTGGVSRRMVRAPAGSAPGTSFLGTEPARDNSLFVPTPVRRGALVLIHGEVVHKSEQNFSDCSRQAYTFHLMEAAGTVWSPDNWACLLQVSVQTGRQEQEAGLAAFPEICLRLSLPQHNLPLEAVSRP; encoded by the exons TTTCAGGAGGATGGATTCCTGGTGCTGGAAGGATTCTGGTCTGCAGACGAGTGTGTGGCCATGCAACGGAGGATTGGCGAGATAGTGGCTGAGATGGATGTCCCTCTCCACTGTCGCACAGAATTTTCCACTCAGGAGGAGGAGCAGCTGAGAGCCCAG GGCAGCACAGACTATTTCTTAAGCAGCGGCGACAAGATTCGGTTCTTCTTTGAGAAAGGCGTCTTTGATGAGAAAG GAAATTTCCTGGTCCCTCCGGAGAAATCCATCAACAAAATTGGCCATG CTCTGCATGCCCATGACCCCGTCTTCAGGTGTGTCACACACTCCCCCAAGGTGCAG GCTTTGGCCAGAAGTCTGGGCCTCCAGATGCCTGTGGTGGTGCAGAGCATGTATATCTTTAAG CAACCTCACTTGGGCGGCGAAG TCTCCCCTCACCAGGACGCCTCCTTCCTGTATACGGAGCCTCTGGGCCGGGTGCTGGGCGTGTGGATTGCTCTGGAAGACGCCACACTGGAGAATGGCTGCCTCTGGTTCATCCCTGGCTCCCACACAG GTGGAGTGTCGAGAAGGATGGTCCGGGCCCCTGCTGGCTCGGCGCCTGGCACCAGCTTCCTTGGGACCGAGCCAGCCCGGGATAACAGCCTCTTTGTGCCCACACCAGTGCGGAGAG GGGCCCTCGTCCTAATCCATGGAGAAGTGGTGCACAAAAGTGAGCAGAATTTCTCCGACTGCTCACGCCAGGCCTATACTTTCCACCTCATGGAGGCTGCTGGCACCGTCTGGAGCCCAGATAACTG GGCTTGCCTTCTGCAGGTGTCTGTGCAGACAGGCAGGCAGGAGCAGGAGGCTGGGCTGGCTGCCTTCCCCGAGATCTGTCTCCGTCTGTCCCTACCCCAACACAACCTCCCCCTAGAGGCAGTCTCACGGCCATGA
- the PHYHD1 gene encoding phytanoyl-CoA dioxygenase domain-containing protein 1 isoform X3 produces MAYLSPSQLQKFQEDGFLVLEGFWSADECVAMQRRIGEIVAEMDVPLHCRTEFSTQEEEQLRAQGSTDYFLSSGDKIRFFFEKGVFDEKGNFLVPPEKSINKIGHVVNNEKSDCSVPGPGLCLHTRQPVESYGSPGGRADPTVHRRKLRLKGEKSVLRVGQSKRQYQNCYQLCMPMTPSSGVSHTPPRCRLWPEVWASRCLWWCRACISLSNLTWAAKSPLTRTPPSCIRSLWAGCWACGLLWKTPHWRMAASGSSLAPTQVRPPASPCPLVPTPHRGGTPNKERLKSPPWPAGGVSRRMVRAPAGSAPGTSFLGTEPARDNSLFVPTPVRRGALVLIHGEVVHKSEQNFSDCSRQAYTFHLMEAAGTVWSPDNWLQPTAELPFPPLYT; encoded by the exons TTTCAGGAGGATGGATTCCTGGTGCTGGAAGGATTCTGGTCTGCAGACGAGTGTGTGGCCATGCAACGGAGGATTGGCGAGATAGTGGCTGAGATGGATGTCCCTCTCCACTGTCGCACAGAATTTTCCACTCAGGAGGAGGAGCAGCTGAGAGCCCAG GGCAGCACAGACTATTTCTTAAGCAGCGGCGACAAGATTCGGTTCTTCTTTGAGAAAGGCGTCTTTGATGAGAAAG GAAATTTCCTGGTCCCTCCGGAGAAATCCATCAACAAAATTGGCCATG TAGTAAATAATGAGAAGAGTGACTGTTCTGTGCCTGGTCCTGGGCTGTGCTTGCACACGCGTCAGCCCGTGGAGTCCTATGGCAGCCCAGGAGGCAGGGCTGATCCCACTgtacacaggaggaaactgaggcttaaaggagAGAAATCGGTGCTCAGAGTCGGACAGAGCAAGCGGCAGTACCAAAATTGCTACCAG CTCTGCATGCCCATGACCCCGTCTTCAGGTGTGTCACACACTCCCCCAAGGTGCAG GCTTTGGCCAGAAGTCTGGGCCTCCAGATGCCTGTGGTGGTGCAGAGCATGTATATCTTTAAG CAACCTCACTTGGGCGGCGAAG TCTCCCCTCACCAGGACGCCTCCTTCCTGTATACGGAGCCTCTGGGCCGGGTGCTGGGCGTGTGGATTGCTCTGGAAGACGCCACACTGGAGAATGGCTGCCTCTGGTTCATCCCTGGCTCCCACACAGGTGAGGCCAcctgcctctccctgcccacTCGTCCCCACCCCCCACAGGGGAGGGACCCCGAATAAAGAGAGGCTAAAGTCCCCACCTTGGCCCGCAGGTGGAGTGTCGAGAAGGATGGTCCGGGCCCCTGCTGGCTCGGCGCCTGGCACCAGCTTCCTTGGGACCGAGCCAGCCCGGGATAACAGCCTCTTTGTGCCCACACCAGTGCGGAGAG GGGCCCTCGTCCTAATCCATGGAGAAGTGGTGCACAAAAGTGAGCAGAATTTCTCCGACTGCTCACGCCAGGCCTATACTTTCCACCTCATGGAGGCTGCTGGCACCGTCTGGAGCCCAGATAACTG GCTCCAGCCGACAGCCGAGCTGCCCTTTCCCCCACTGTACACCTAA
- the PHYHD1 gene encoding phytanoyl-CoA dioxygenase domain-containing protein 1 isoform X7 — translation MAYLSPSQLQKFQEDGFLVLEGFWSADECVAMQRRIGEIVAEMDVPLHCRTEFSTQEEEQLRAQGSTDYFLSSGDKIRFFFEKGVFDEKGNFLVPPEKSINKIGHALHAHDPVFRCVTHSPKVQALARSLGLQMPVVVQSMYIFKQPHLGGEVSPHQDASFLYTEPLGRVLGVWIALEDATLENGCLWFIPGSHTGGVSRRMVRAPAGSAPGTSFLGTEPARDNSLFVPTPVRRGALVLIHGEVVHKSEQNFSDCSRQAYTFHLMEAAGTVWSPDNWLQPTAELPFPPLYT, via the exons TTTCAGGAGGATGGATTCCTGGTGCTGGAAGGATTCTGGTCTGCAGACGAGTGTGTGGCCATGCAACGGAGGATTGGCGAGATAGTGGCTGAGATGGATGTCCCTCTCCACTGTCGCACAGAATTTTCCACTCAGGAGGAGGAGCAGCTGAGAGCCCAG GGCAGCACAGACTATTTCTTAAGCAGCGGCGACAAGATTCGGTTCTTCTTTGAGAAAGGCGTCTTTGATGAGAAAG GAAATTTCCTGGTCCCTCCGGAGAAATCCATCAACAAAATTGGCCATG CTCTGCATGCCCATGACCCCGTCTTCAGGTGTGTCACACACTCCCCCAAGGTGCAG GCTTTGGCCAGAAGTCTGGGCCTCCAGATGCCTGTGGTGGTGCAGAGCATGTATATCTTTAAG CAACCTCACTTGGGCGGCGAAG TCTCCCCTCACCAGGACGCCTCCTTCCTGTATACGGAGCCTCTGGGCCGGGTGCTGGGCGTGTGGATTGCTCTGGAAGACGCCACACTGGAGAATGGCTGCCTCTGGTTCATCCCTGGCTCCCACACAG GTGGAGTGTCGAGAAGGATGGTCCGGGCCCCTGCTGGCTCGGCGCCTGGCACCAGCTTCCTTGGGACCGAGCCAGCCCGGGATAACAGCCTCTTTGTGCCCACACCAGTGCGGAGAG GGGCCCTCGTCCTAATCCATGGAGAAGTGGTGCACAAAAGTGAGCAGAATTTCTCCGACTGCTCACGCCAGGCCTATACTTTCCACCTCATGGAGGCTGCTGGCACCGTCTGGAGCCCAGATAACTG GCTCCAGCCGACAGCCGAGCTGCCCTTTCCCCCACTGTACACCTAA
- the PHYHD1 gene encoding phytanoyl-CoA dioxygenase domain-containing protein 1 isoform X6: MAYLSPSQLQKFQEDGFLVLEGFWSADECVAMQRRIGEIVAEMDVPLHCRTEFSTQEEEQLRAQGSTDYFLSSGDKIRFFFEKGVFDEKGNFLVPPEKSINKIGHVVNNEKSDCSVPGPGLCLHTRQPVESYGSPGGRADPTVHRRKLRLKGEKSVLRVGQSKRQYQNCYQLCMPMTPSSGVSHTPPRCRLWPEVWASRCLWWCRACISLSNLTWAAKSPLTRTPPSCIRSLWAGCWACGLLWKTPHWRMAASGSSLAPTQVECREGWSGPLLARRLAPASLGPSQPGITASLCPHQCGEGPSS; encoded by the exons TTTCAGGAGGATGGATTCCTGGTGCTGGAAGGATTCTGGTCTGCAGACGAGTGTGTGGCCATGCAACGGAGGATTGGCGAGATAGTGGCTGAGATGGATGTCCCTCTCCACTGTCGCACAGAATTTTCCACTCAGGAGGAGGAGCAGCTGAGAGCCCAG GGCAGCACAGACTATTTCTTAAGCAGCGGCGACAAGATTCGGTTCTTCTTTGAGAAAGGCGTCTTTGATGAGAAAG GAAATTTCCTGGTCCCTCCGGAGAAATCCATCAACAAAATTGGCCATG TAGTAAATAATGAGAAGAGTGACTGTTCTGTGCCTGGTCCTGGGCTGTGCTTGCACACGCGTCAGCCCGTGGAGTCCTATGGCAGCCCAGGAGGCAGGGCTGATCCCACTgtacacaggaggaaactgaggcttaaaggagAGAAATCGGTGCTCAGAGTCGGACAGAGCAAGCGGCAGTACCAAAATTGCTACCAG CTCTGCATGCCCATGACCCCGTCTTCAGGTGTGTCACACACTCCCCCAAGGTGCAG GCTTTGGCCAGAAGTCTGGGCCTCCAGATGCCTGTGGTGGTGCAGAGCATGTATATCTTTAAG CAACCTCACTTGGGCGGCGAAG TCTCCCCTCACCAGGACGCCTCCTTCCTGTATACGGAGCCTCTGGGCCGGGTGCTGGGCGTGTGGATTGCTCTGGAAGACGCCACACTGGAGAATGGCTGCCTCTGGTTCATCCCTGGCTCCCACACAG GTGGAGTGTCGAGAAGGATGGTCCGGGCCCCTGCTGGCTCGGCGCCTGGCACCAGCTTCCTTGGGACCGAGCCAGCCCGGGATAACAGCCTCTTTGTGCCCACACCAGTGCGGAGAG GGGCCCTCGTCCTAA
- the PHYHD1 gene encoding phytanoyl-CoA dioxygenase domain-containing protein 1 isoform X4, which yields MAYLSPSQLQKFQEDGFLVLEGFWSADECVAMQRRIGEIVAEMDVPLHCRTEFSTQEEEQLRAQGSTDYFLSSGDKIRFFFEKGVFDEKGNFLVPPEKSINKIGHVVNNEKSDCSVPGPGLCLHTRQPVESYGSPGGRADPTVHRRKLRLKGEKSVLRVGQSKRQYQNCYQLCMPMTPSSGVSHTPPRCRLWPEVWASRCLWWCRACISLSNLTWAAKSPLTRTPPSCIRSLWAGCWACGLLWKTPHWRMAASGSSLAPTQVECREGWSGPLLARRLAPASLGPSQPGITASLCPHQCGEVGGVKRAGRRARRPCLGVCACSDHRAHLRAGKSQHEGR from the exons TTTCAGGAGGATGGATTCCTGGTGCTGGAAGGATTCTGGTCTGCAGACGAGTGTGTGGCCATGCAACGGAGGATTGGCGAGATAGTGGCTGAGATGGATGTCCCTCTCCACTGTCGCACAGAATTTTCCACTCAGGAGGAGGAGCAGCTGAGAGCCCAG GGCAGCACAGACTATTTCTTAAGCAGCGGCGACAAGATTCGGTTCTTCTTTGAGAAAGGCGTCTTTGATGAGAAAG GAAATTTCCTGGTCCCTCCGGAGAAATCCATCAACAAAATTGGCCATG TAGTAAATAATGAGAAGAGTGACTGTTCTGTGCCTGGTCCTGGGCTGTGCTTGCACACGCGTCAGCCCGTGGAGTCCTATGGCAGCCCAGGAGGCAGGGCTGATCCCACTgtacacaggaggaaactgaggcttaaaggagAGAAATCGGTGCTCAGAGTCGGACAGAGCAAGCGGCAGTACCAAAATTGCTACCAG CTCTGCATGCCCATGACCCCGTCTTCAGGTGTGTCACACACTCCCCCAAGGTGCAG GCTTTGGCCAGAAGTCTGGGCCTCCAGATGCCTGTGGTGGTGCAGAGCATGTATATCTTTAAG CAACCTCACTTGGGCGGCGAAG TCTCCCCTCACCAGGACGCCTCCTTCCTGTATACGGAGCCTCTGGGCCGGGTGCTGGGCGTGTGGATTGCTCTGGAAGACGCCACACTGGAGAATGGCTGCCTCTGGTTCATCCCTGGCTCCCACACAG GTGGAGTGTCGAGAAGGATGGTCCGGGCCCCTGCTGGCTCGGCGCCTGGCACCAGCTTCCTTGGGACCGAGCCAGCCCGGGATAACAGCCTCTTTGTGCCCACACCAGTGCGGAGAGGTAGGGGGTGTAAagagggcggggaggagggccCGGAGGCCATGCCTGGGGGTCTGTGCTTGCTCTGACCACCGAGCTCACCTGAGGGCTGGGAAGTCACAGCATGAGGGAAGGTAG